In Luteimonas galliterrae, the sequence TCCATGTCCACTTCGCACATCAGCACTTCGGGTTTGTCCTGGTCCGCTTCGGCCAGGAATTCGCCCTGCGGGCCTAGCACGTGGCTGGAGCCCCAGAAACGGATGCCCGATGTACCCAGCGGCGAAGGCTCGTGGCCGACCCGATTGCACGACAGCACCGGCAAACCGTTGGCTACGGCATGGCCGCGATGGCTGAGGATCCAGGCGTTGCGCTGGCGATCCTTCTCGGCCTGTTCGTCGTCCGGGTCCCAACCGATCGCCGTCGGATACAGCAGCAGTTCTGCCCCGGCCAGCGCCATCAGCCGCGCGCCCTCCGGATACCACTGGTCCCAGCACACCATCACGCCAAGGCGGCCGACCGAAGTGTCGATCGGTTCGAAGCCGATGTCGCCGGGCGTGAAATAGAACTTCTCGTAGAAACCCGGATCGTCCGGGATGTGCATCTTGCGGTACTTGCCCGCGGTCGAGCCGTCCTTTTCGAAGACCACCGCGGTGTTGTGGTAGAGCCCGGTCGCGCGCTTCTCGAACAGCGAGCTGACCAGCACCACGCCGTGTTGCTTCGCCAGTTTCCCGAGACGTTCGGTGCTGGGGCCGGGAATGGTTTCGGCTAGGTCGAACTCGGCCACCGATTCGTGCTGGCAGAAATACGGGCCGTTGTGCAGTTCCTGCAGCAGCACCAGCTTGGCCCCCTGCTTGGCGGCTTCGGCCACACGCTGTTCGATCGTGGCCAGGTTCGCCGCGGCGTCGCCGTGGTTCTTTTCCTGAATCAGGGCGACGGGCAGGGTGGTCTTTTTCATCGTGGCTCCGGAACCGGCGTCAGCGCGGCCATTGTAGAGCCGTCGTCCGGGGCCCGTATATGAAGCGTCATCCCGAAAGCAGTGAGGGATCTACTAACGATGGGAGCAGATACCTCACTGCGTTCGGGATGACAGGTTGGAGATCGGCCTAAACCAAACCGTGAGGCAATTGCATGGTGATGCAATGCAGGCTGCCGTTCTGCCAGATCAGCGGACGGCATGGCACAGGCACGATTTCGCGGCCCGGGAAGGCCTTTTCAAGCACCGCGACCGCGGCCGCGTCGGCTTCGTCGCCATATGCCGGCATCAGCACCGCGCCGTTGACGATCAGGAAATTGGCGTAGCTCGCCGCCAGACGACGTCCACCGTCGACGATGGGCTTGGCCCACGGCAACGGGAACAGGCGGTAGGGTCGCCCATCCCGCGTGCGCAGCGCGGCGATCTCGTCGGCCATCGCCTTCAATTCGGCGTAATGCGAATCGGCCGGATCGTCGCAGGCTTGAAAAACGATCGCATCGGGCGCGGCAAAACGGGCGAGGGTGTCGATGTGCGCGTCGGTGTCGTCGCCTTCCAGATAGCCGTGGTCGAGCCACAGCACGCGCTGTTGCGCCAGCCAATCGGACAGCTTTGCGGTGAGCTCTTCGCGGGACTTGTCGGGATGCCGCTCGTGCAGGCATTGCCAAGTGGTCAGCAGGGTGCCATCGCCGTCGGCGTCGATGGCGCCGCCTTCCAGCGCGAAGTCGATCGGCTGCGTCTGCGCGTCGCGGAACACCCGCTTTGTATTCAGCGCTTCGATCAACTGGTCGTCCAGGCTCGCCTCGAACTTGCCGCCCCAGCCGGTGAAGCGGAAATCGAGCAGCCGGAAGCCCTGTTGCTTGAGCAAGGTGATCGGACCCGAATCGCGCAGCCAGGTGTCGTCGTAAGGCACTTCGACGAAAGCGACGCGATCCATGTCGATGCGCGCGGACGACAGGCGCGCACGCGCATACGCCTGCACGTCGTCGTCGGCCACGCAGATGACGGCGCGCTCGAAGCGCACGATCGCCGCGACCAGTGCGATGTAGGTCTCTTCGACTTCGCCGAGCCGCTCGGCCCAGTCGGTGCCTTCGTGCGGCCAAGCGATCAGGACCGCGGATTGGGGCTCCCACTCCGCGGGGAAACGCAAACGATCAGTCATTCCCATACTCAGTCGTGCCTGCGCGCAACATGGCAGGCGCTTGCGAAACTTGGATGCCGCTTCAGCGAATGGGCGGCTTCGGCCCGATCTCGTTGGGCGCGGCCTGCATCGCCACCGCGTCGATCACCTTGTTCTTTTCGAAGTAGACGACGAAGCCTGGATAGGTCCAGCGGTTGATCGTCGGCCATTGCCGCTTCTGGCCGCCGCGCGGATCGAGCTTGCCGGCCGGCGCGCCGTAGCGGGCTTCGACCTGGGCCATGGTCATGCCGCGGGTCGGCATCGCCGCCATGTTTTCCTGGCGGGTACGGTCGATCAGCAGCTTATCGGCCGAGGCGCTGCCGGCGGTCGCCAGCAGCAGAGCGAAGGCCAGCGGACGTGCGATACGGTTCATAACCCAACTCCCTCGGCTTGGACGCCGGATTGTAGACGGAAGCCGCCCGGAGAAAACAAGGTATCGATGCCGGAAACGAGGAAGACCGCATTGCTGCGGCACCGGTCACGCTTCCGATGCGCGCGGTACGCCGAACCGGCGACTTAGGCCTGCCTCATGCGCTCAGCCCAGTGACGGCATCCATATCTTCCGTTCATTTTACTTGGCATCTTGAAAGCTCTCATCGATACCGGCATCGAGTATGTCGAGGAACTGCCATTTGCCGTTTACCCTTTTCATGAGAAAGAGCTCGTATCGCGCGTCGGTCCTGCTTCTGCGGGCGGTGCATTTCATGGCCGCATAGTCGCCGAAATAAACCGGCGAGCTGAAATAGTAGGCGGTGTACTCCTCCTTGCTGTGGTGCAAGGTGTACAGGTCATGGCGGTAATCTCTGGGGTCGTAACGATTTTTTGAGCTGATCTTCGCCGCTTTCTTTTCCGAAACGAATTCGATCGGCGTGTTGCAAGCAAAATCGCTCGTCCGCACAGGCATGCTGTGAAATATCTGGCGGAATACCGCATCAATTTGCGATCGGTCGAAATGCCTTTCCAGCGCGGTATTCACCATATGGTGATTGCTGATCTTGCCGCCGGGATTGTAGTTGCGGACCGCATAGACTTTTGTGGGCGCATGGTAATAGCCGTCAATGATCAAGTTGATCAACTCGCATTCGCGCGAATCGGACTTTTCGCTCGGCGCACCGTAATGGGCATCGGCCTGCGTCATGGACATCCCCCGTGTCGGCATCGCGCCGGTGTCTTGTTGGCGGGTGCGGTCGATCGCCAGTGCATCGGCCGAGACGGCGCAGGCGAATGCTAGCAATGCAAGGGGCAGCGGACGTGCGATACGATTCATACCCAACCAACTCCCTCGGAGCGGACGGCCGGCTTTTGAACGGGCAGGGCGCAGGGGGAACCTGACTCCGTGAAACATGGCCAGTGTGCCTCGGAAACGACGAAGGCCGCATTGCTGCGGCCTCGATCACGCTTAACCGGTACGCCCGAAGGCGCAGGTTTTAGCGCTGGCGCGCCTTGAAGCGCGGATTGGTTTTGCAGATCACGAAGACCTTGCCACGGCGGCGAACCACCTTGCAGTCGCGGTGACGGGCCTTCGCCGACTTCAGGGAGGACAGGACCTTCATGACACACCTCGGCGGAAAAGTCCGACATTATGTCTAGTTTCTTGAATCTGTTCAAGAGGTTGCGGCTTGCGCCTAGAATGGCCCGACGCCGAGGGAGAGAAGATGGCCAAGACCGTACCCGTTCTGACCATCGATGGGCCTTCCGGCTCGGGCAAAGGCACCATCAGCCGCCTGGTGGCTGCCCGTCTAGGCTGGCATTACCTGGATTCGGGCGCCCTGTACCGGGCCGTGGGCCTGGCGGCGGCCTGGTCCGAGGTCGACCTGAGCGACGCCGAGCACGTAGCCGCCTGCGCCCGCCGCACCGAAATCCACTTCGAGACCGGGGAGGGCGGAGTCGAGCCGCGGGTGATCGTCAACGGCAAGGACGCGACCCACCAATTGCGCATGGAAACGGCCGGGGCGGCCGCCTCGGCCATCGCCGCGCTGCCCGCCGTCCGCGAGGCCCTGCTCGACAAACAGCGGGCTTTCCGCCAGCCCCCGGGCCTGGTGGCCGATGGCCGGGACATGGGCACGGTGATCTTCCCGGACGCCATCCACAAGGTATTTCTGACCGCAAGCGCCGAAGAAAGAGCCGAAAGGCGCCATAAGCAGTTGAAAGACAAAGGAGTTTCCGTTACCTTGGACGGTCTGCTGCACGAGATCCTCGCCCGCGATGCCCGCGACGCGGAGCGTGCGGTGGCACCGCTGCGACCGGCCGAAGACGCCATCCGCATCGATAC encodes:
- a CDS encoding carbon-nitrogen hydrolase, coding for MKKTTLPVALIQEKNHGDAAANLATIEQRVAEAAKQGAKLVLLQELHNGPYFCQHESVAEFDLAETIPGPSTERLGKLAKQHGVVLVSSLFEKRATGLYHNTAVVFEKDGSTAGKYRKMHIPDDPGFYEKFYFTPGDIGFEPIDTSVGRLGVMVCWDQWYPEGARLMALAGAELLLYPTAIGWDPDDEQAEKDRQRNAWILSHRGHAVANGLPVLSCNRVGHEPSPLGTSGIRFWGSSHVLGPQGEFLAEADQDKPEVLMCEVDMERSEHVRRIWPFLRDRRIDAYGDLLKRYRD
- a CDS encoding agmatine deiminase family protein, yielding MTDRLRFPAEWEPQSAVLIAWPHEGTDWAERLGEVEETYIALVAAIVRFERAVICVADDDVQAYARARLSSARIDMDRVAFVEVPYDDTWLRDSGPITLLKQQGFRLLDFRFTGWGGKFEASLDDQLIEALNTKRVFRDAQTQPIDFALEGGAIDADGDGTLLTTWQCLHERHPDKSREELTAKLSDWLAQQRVLWLDHGYLEGDDTDAHIDTLARFAAPDAIVFQACDDPADSHYAELKAMADEIAALRTRDGRPYRLFPLPWAKPIVDGGRRLAASYANFLIVNGAVLMPAYGDEADAAAVAVLEKAFPGREIVPVPCRPLIWQNGSLHCITMQLPHGLV
- the ykgO gene encoding type B 50S ribosomal protein L36 is translated as MKVLSSLKSAKARHRDCKVVRRRGKVFVICKTNPRFKARQR
- the cmk gene encoding (d)CMP kinase, producing the protein MAKTVPVLTIDGPSGSGKGTISRLVAARLGWHYLDSGALYRAVGLAAAWSEVDLSDAEHVAACARRTEIHFETGEGGVEPRVIVNGKDATHQLRMETAGAAASAIAALPAVREALLDKQRAFRQPPGLVADGRDMGTVIFPDAIHKVFLTASAEERAERRHKQLKDKGVSVTLDGLLHEILARDARDAERAVAPLRPAEDAIRIDTTGLSIDTVVAQVLALVERSG